A DNA window from Maribellus comscasis contains the following coding sequences:
- a CDS encoding M14 family metallopeptidase, whose product MSKICAVLLLFVSLFVSSVKAGNETDTIPVPKSFFGFQPGADRMLLNYESLIDYMQQLAEASPRVKMLEIGESPMGKKMHMLLFSSPENIQNIQYLKEINKELALNPNLTDAQLKAYSNEGKVFILATLSMHSTEVGPSQAAPLVAYELATSDDSALVKQLKDVVYMMVPSSNPDGMDMIVEHYMQSKDTKYEGGGFPKVYHKYVGHDNNRDFVTLTQKDNKAIARVYNTEWYPQILVDKHQMGATGPRYFVPPMHDPIAENVDEKVWNWTWIFGSNMAKDMAADSLTGVTQNSIFDDYWPGSTETGIWKNIISMLTECASVQLAKPVYVEKSELRGGGSGLAEYKKSINMPAPWKGGWWRLSDIVAYEVSSSLSLVKTASFHKKDILLNRNALCVGEVKKGKTEAPAYFVVPAKQHDESELIAMLGLLNEHGVDVYKTSDELSFKGRIIEKGDYIIPLAQPYRAFVKEVMEKQKYPERYYTPGGELMRPYDITSWSLPLHQGVSSYQVDEIVDVIDQNINKVDFPFELNWEPSEENTTLIFSVDNNESFRVAFAALENDIEVSRLSKDSIVGEVALKTGDFVVELNQKNADKLKEILEELSVKPVEISGVVLSNIKELKLPGVALVETAFHDMDAGWTRFLFDTYHIPFTVLKPEDIKLKELDDFDVIVFPDTKKSLLLDGKNKSRDGKTSIPNYDPRYIKGMEKEGLQKLLKFENEGGTIVSWGESAELFFGVQIIKISEKEKEEFELPVEDVSQGIKGKGFYAPGTLFNVELLEDHPLTLGMEKTARVFSEGKPVFGTSIPYFDLDRRVIASYPEENLVASGYAEKEELLEGKPAMVWAKKGKGNFVFFGFNPQFRASTSGTYKLLFNALLLD is encoded by the coding sequence ATGTCTAAAATCTGCGCTGTTCTATTGCTTTTTGTTAGTCTTTTTGTTTCGTCTGTAAAGGCCGGAAATGAAACGGATACCATTCCTGTTCCCAAATCATTTTTTGGTTTTCAGCCCGGTGCCGACCGCATGTTGTTAAATTATGAATCGCTGATTGACTATATGCAGCAGTTGGCGGAAGCATCTCCGCGGGTAAAAATGCTGGAGATTGGGGAGTCACCCATGGGAAAAAAAATGCATATGCTGTTGTTTTCCTCTCCGGAGAACATTCAAAACATTCAGTATTTAAAAGAAATAAACAAAGAGCTGGCACTAAATCCCAATCTTACCGATGCGCAGTTGAAGGCTTACAGCAACGAAGGAAAAGTTTTTATACTGGCCACACTTTCGATGCACTCCACCGAAGTTGGTCCGTCGCAGGCTGCGCCGCTGGTGGCTTATGAACTGGCAACTTCAGACGATTCTGCGCTGGTGAAGCAGTTAAAGGATGTGGTATATATGATGGTACCTTCCTCCAATCCGGATGGAATGGATATGATTGTGGAACATTACATGCAATCAAAAGATACAAAATATGAAGGCGGAGGTTTTCCCAAAGTGTATCATAAATATGTGGGACACGATAATAATCGCGATTTTGTTACACTTACGCAGAAAGACAACAAAGCGATTGCCCGCGTGTACAACACGGAATGGTATCCGCAGATTTTGGTGGATAAACACCAGATGGGGGCCACCGGGCCGCGTTATTTTGTTCCGCCCATGCACGACCCGATTGCCGAAAATGTGGATGAAAAAGTGTGGAACTGGACCTGGATTTTTGGTTCAAATATGGCAAAGGATATGGCAGCCGATAGCCTGACAGGCGTCACACAAAACTCTATTTTTGACGATTACTGGCCGGGATCGACAGAAACCGGCATCTGGAAAAATATCATTTCGATGCTGACCGAATGCGCCAGTGTTCAGTTGGCCAAACCGGTTTATGTGGAAAAAAGTGAATTGCGGGGCGGTGGCTCAGGGCTGGCTGAATACAAAAAGAGCATCAACATGCCCGCGCCGTGGAAAGGCGGCTGGTGGCGTTTAAGCGACATTGTGGCTTACGAAGTGTCATCGTCACTTTCACTTGTAAAAACAGCTTCGTTTCATAAAAAGGATATTCTTCTGAATCGGAATGCGCTTTGTGTGGGCGAAGTAAAAAAAGGTAAAACAGAGGCGCCTGCCTACTTTGTGGTTCCGGCCAAACAGCACGACGAGAGTGAATTAATTGCAATGCTGGGTCTGCTGAATGAACATGGTGTTGACGTGTATAAAACATCGGATGAATTAAGCTTTAAGGGGAGAATTATTGAGAAGGGCGATTATATTATTCCATTGGCTCAACCTTACCGCGCATTTGTAAAAGAAGTGATGGAAAAACAAAAGTACCCGGAGCGGTATTATACACCAGGTGGAGAATTGATGCGGCCTTACGACATAACCAGCTGGTCTCTGCCATTGCACCAGGGAGTTTCTTCCTATCAGGTTGACGAAATTGTGGATGTGATTGACCAAAATATAAACAAAGTCGATTTTCCCTTTGAATTAAATTGGGAGCCCTCGGAAGAAAATACAACGCTGATTTTTTCGGTAGATAACAACGAAAGTTTCAGGGTGGCTTTTGCTGCTCTGGAAAATGATATTGAAGTGTCGCGGCTTAGCAAAGATTCGATAGTTGGAGAGGTGGCATTAAAAACCGGCGATTTTGTAGTTGAGCTAAATCAAAAGAATGCGGATAAACTAAAAGAAATTCTGGAGGAATTAAGTGTAAAACCCGTAGAGATTTCAGGAGTAGTTCTCTCAAATATAAAAGAATTAAAGCTGCCTGGAGTTGCACTGGTAGAAACAGCTTTTCATGATATGGATGCAGGCTGGACACGTTTTTTGTTTGATACTTATCACATTCCTTTTACTGTGCTTAAACCGGAAGATATAAAATTAAAAGAACTGGATGATTTTGATGTAATTGTGTTTCCCGATACTAAAAAGTCCCTGCTTCTTGATGGAAAAAATAAAAGCAGAGATGGAAAAACATCCATTCCCAATTATGATCCCAGGTATATAAAAGGCATGGAAAAAGAGGGCTTGCAGAAATTGTTAAAGTTTGAAAATGAAGGGGGAACAATTGTAAGCTGGGGTGAGTCGGCTGAATTGTTTTTTGGTGTACAAATCATCAAGATTTCGGAAAAAGAAAAAGAGGAGTTTGAGTTGCCCGTGGAAGATGTATCACAGGGAATAAAAGGAAAGGGATTTTATGCTCCGGGGACCTTGTTTAATGTCGAACTGCTGGAAGATCATCCGCTCACCCTGGGAATGGAAAAAACAGCTCGTGTATTTTCAGAGGGTAAACCTGTATTTGGTACGTCCATTCCCTATTTTGATCTCGATCGGCGGGTGATTGCGAGTTACCCGGAAGAAAATTTAGTGGCCAGTGGTTATGCTGAGAAAGAGGAATTACTGGAAGGAAAACCGGCAATGGTTTGGGCAAAAAAGGGAAAAGGAAATTTTGTATTTTTTGGCTTTAATCCGCAATTCCGGGCATCTACTTCCGGTACTTATAAATTGTTATTTAACGCTTTGTTGCTGGATTAA
- a CDS encoding SDR family oxidoreductase yields MKIAVTGATGQLGQLVVAELKKRVLAEDIVALVRTPENAIGLGVEAREFNYSKPANLADALQGVDNLLLISGSEVGQRATQHFNVIEAAKSAGVKWIVYTSLLHADSSSLSLAGEHLATEKMLKESGIKHTILRNGWYTENYTGSITGALAAGAFVGSAGEGKISSAPRADFAEAAAIVVCDESHKGQVYELAGDESYTLNDLAAEISSQTGKNIPYNNLPETEYAKILKSAGLPEMFAEAIASWDTGASKNDLFDDSKQLSKLIGRPTTPMADTVKVALK; encoded by the coding sequence ATGAAAATAGCAGTAACAGGAGCAACTGGTCAGTTAGGACAACTGGTTGTAGCAGAATTAAAAAAAAGAGTTTTAGCAGAAGACATTGTGGCTTTGGTACGTACACCCGAAAATGCAATCGGATTGGGAGTAGAAGCTCGTGAATTTAATTACAGTAAACCGGCAAACCTGGCGGACGCACTTCAAGGAGTTGATAATCTGCTTCTTATTTCAGGCAGCGAAGTAGGACAACGCGCAACACAACACTTCAATGTGATTGAAGCAGCCAAAAGCGCAGGTGTAAAATGGATTGTTTATACCAGTTTGCTGCATGCGGATTCTTCATCATTGAGCCTTGCCGGAGAGCACCTGGCAACAGAAAAGATGCTAAAAGAATCAGGAATTAAGCATACCATTCTTCGCAACGGTTGGTACACCGAAAACTACACCGGTTCAATTACAGGAGCATTGGCGGCAGGAGCATTTGTAGGAAGCGCAGGCGAAGGAAAAATTTCGTCGGCACCGCGTGCTGATTTCGCTGAAGCAGCAGCAATTGTTGTTTGCGACGAAAGCCACAAGGGACAAGTTTATGAACTGGCAGGCGATGAATCGTACACTTTAAACGATCTGGCAGCGGAAATCTCAAGCCAGACAGGGAAAAATATTCCCTACAACAACTTACCGGAAACAGAATATGCAAAAATTCTTAAAAGTGCAGGGCTACCGGAAATGTTTGCCGAGGCAATTGCAAGCTGGGATACAGGAGCATCAAAAAATGATTTATTTGATGATTCAAAACAGCTTTCAAAACTAATAGGCAGACCAACTACACCAATGGCAGACACTGTAAAAGTTGCTTTAAAATAA
- a CDS encoding ester cyclase, which translates to MKTKLNFTKAVMAILLVLTVTNFSLAQKSKNEYKAEVEQLKSELAKIAETNEVIAKNLATFDELDFVVFTNEEWARLHESHAEDILVHWPDGSTTTGIERHIEDLKKMFVYAPDTRIKEHPIKIGSGNLTAVMGVMEGTFTKPMPIGDGKFIDPTGKAFKINMVTIGLWDDKGVMYEEYLFWDNLTYMTQLGLAN; encoded by the coding sequence ATGAAAACAAAGTTGAATTTTACAAAAGCAGTAATGGCAATACTTTTGGTGTTGACCGTTACAAATTTCTCCCTCGCTCAAAAAAGTAAAAATGAATACAAGGCAGAAGTTGAACAGCTCAAAAGCGAACTTGCAAAAATTGCGGAAACAAATGAAGTGATCGCCAAAAACCTGGCGACTTTCGATGAATTGGATTTTGTAGTATTTACAAACGAAGAGTGGGCACGACTTCACGAAAGTCACGCTGAAGATATTCTGGTTCACTGGCCCGACGGAAGTACGACCACCGGAATTGAACGCCATATTGAAGACCTGAAAAAGATGTTTGTTTATGCACCGGACACCCGGATTAAAGAACATCCCATTAAAATTGGTTCAGGTAACTTAACCGCGGTTATGGGTGTTATGGAAGGAACATTCACGAAACCGATGCCAATTGGCGACGGAAAATTTATTGACCCGACAGGAAAAGCCTTCAAAATAAACATGGTAACTATTGGTTTGTGGGACGACAAAGGTGTGATGTATGAAGAATATCTCTTCTGGGACAACCTTACCTACATGACACAACTGGGTTTAGCCAACTAA
- a CDS encoding Crp/Fnr family transcriptional regulator, translating to MTTSGEHKLLYYFKKWVTISENDEALILSAFEPALIKKKKDLLVPGEVCKYIYFIKQGSLRSYFIDPKGIEHIYQIRLDNSWISDLESFFSKRPSKYYIEALEDSQMLRISTERLEQLYEEVPTLERYFRILFQKAYINALERLNATMWESAVERYNDMLKEHPDMFQRIPLVYIASYLGITPESLSRIRKKK from the coding sequence ATGACAACATCCGGAGAGCATAAACTACTATACTATTTCAAAAAATGGGTAACTATTTCGGAGAACGACGAAGCGCTTATTTTGTCGGCCTTTGAACCCGCACTTATTAAAAAGAAAAAGGATTTGCTCGTTCCCGGCGAAGTATGTAAATACATTTATTTCATCAAGCAGGGAAGTTTGCGCTCTTATTTTATTGATCCCAAAGGAATAGAACACATTTATCAGATTCGGTTGGATAACAGCTGGATTTCCGATCTGGAAAGTTTTTTTTCAAAACGTCCGTCGAAATATTACATCGAGGCGCTTGAAGATTCTCAGATGCTGCGGATTTCAACCGAACGACTGGAGCAACTTTACGAAGAAGTCCCGACACTGGAGCGCTATTTTCGTATTCTTTTTCAGAAAGCATACATTAACGCTTTGGAACGACTAAATGCTACCATGTGGGAATCGGCAGTAGAACGCTACAACGACATGCTAAAAGAACACCCCGACATGTTTCAGCGGATTCCTTTGGTTTATATCGCTTCTTATCTGGGCATTACACCGGAAAGCCTCAGCCGGATTCGAAAGAAAAAATAG
- a CDS encoding FAD-dependent oxidoreductase: protein MTEIKRRQMIKNMGALSVGIASAPFAKAEPPTKIKSENKINCDILVIGGGTAGTIAAIQAARCGAKTILIESGSQLGGTITTGGVAFPGLFHAWGKQIVGGIGWEIVSECIKMNGDQMPNFNVIINNTTVRHWRHQVAINSALYVLLAEEKCIDADVDIRYYESPVAVEFKKNNWVVETAGKGSNTQIKCNQIIDCTGNALITSMVGCKVLREKETQPGSLLFALEGYDYSKLNLDKIPKRYHNLLRQNMLVNSEKEETPNNFPTTSPYNYVYVPEADSTSSVTHTDANIRGRKELLKVLRELKTFPGCENIRIASLKTETAVRETYRISGLYKITHDDYINGVDFEDAVSYSFYPVDLHREGKTIHQEYLENGAVGKIPLRALIPKSSKNLIVAGRCVSSDRMANSALRVQASCMGMGQAAAVTAFLAHKMNVSPEEVPATEVRSELAKHGAIVPE, encoded by the coding sequence ATGACAGAAATCAAACGCAGGCAAATGATAAAAAACATGGGAGCGCTTTCCGTTGGAATCGCTTCAGCACCGTTTGCCAAAGCAGAACCCCCGACAAAAATAAAATCGGAAAATAAAATTAACTGCGATATTTTGGTCATTGGTGGCGGAACTGCCGGCACCATCGCCGCGATTCAGGCAGCAAGATGCGGAGCCAAAACCATACTGATTGAAAGCGGCAGTCAACTGGGCGGAACAATTACTACCGGAGGAGTTGCTTTTCCCGGCTTATTTCACGCCTGGGGGAAACAAATTGTTGGCGGCATTGGTTGGGAAATAGTGAGTGAATGTATAAAAATGAACGGCGACCAAATGCCCAATTTCAATGTTATAATAAACAACACCACTGTACGACACTGGCGCCACCAGGTAGCAATAAACAGTGCCTTATATGTATTACTTGCCGAAGAAAAATGTATTGATGCCGACGTAGATATCCGCTATTACGAGAGTCCGGTTGCTGTGGAATTCAAAAAGAACAACTGGGTTGTAGAAACTGCGGGAAAAGGAAGCAACACACAAATTAAGTGTAATCAGATAATTGACTGTACCGGAAATGCGCTCATTACTTCAATGGTGGGATGTAAAGTGTTACGCGAAAAAGAAACACAACCAGGTTCCTTACTTTTTGCCTTGGAGGGCTACGATTACTCTAAACTTAATCTTGACAAAATTCCAAAACGATACCACAATTTGCTGCGGCAAAATATGCTCGTCAATTCAGAAAAAGAAGAAACTCCCAATAATTTCCCAACAACTTCCCCATACAATTATGTTTATGTCCCGGAGGCAGATTCCACCAGTTCAGTAACACACACCGATGCAAACATCAGGGGAAGAAAAGAATTGTTAAAAGTATTACGCGAGTTAAAAACTTTTCCCGGGTGTGAAAACATCAGAATCGCAAGCCTAAAAACAGAGACTGCAGTTAGGGAAACGTATCGGATTTCCGGACTTTACAAGATAACACACGACGATTATATAAACGGAGTTGATTTTGAAGATGCTGTTTCCTATTCGTTTTACCCGGTGGATTTGCACAGGGAAGGAAAAACCATTCATCAGGAATATCTGGAAAACGGTGCGGTGGGAAAGATTCCTTTGAGAGCCTTAATTCCAAAAAGCAGTAAAAATCTGATTGTCGCCGGCCGTTGTGTAAGCAGTGACCGAATGGCAAACTCCGCGCTGCGGGTACAGGCTTCCTGTATGGGAATGGGACAAGCTGCTGCTGTAACAGCCTTCTTAGCCCATAAAATGAATGTTTCGCCGGAAGAAGTTCCGGCAACAGAAGTTCGCAGTGAATTGGCAAAACATGGAGCGATTGTGCCGGAGTAG
- the rpiA gene encoding ribose-5-phosphate isomerase RpiA — protein sequence MNYEKEKELASAESVKLVKDGMVVGLGSGSTAAYMVKELGKRVASGLSIVGVPSSENTRLLAIENGIPLKEFGEIKKIDINIDGADEFDPYLRLIKGGGGALLREKILAHNSKVNIIIADSGKQVKRLGAFKLPVEVIPFAASKIKEELTLLNLSPVLRKVDGSVFVTDEQNYILDIDISNQTNLTNLEIKLKSIPGLVETGLFIETTSKVIMGVVDKTVVLQK from the coding sequence ATGAATTACGAAAAAGAAAAAGAACTAGCCTCCGCTGAATCTGTAAAGTTGGTAAAAGATGGAATGGTAGTCGGACTTGGCTCAGGGTCGACTGCTGCATATATGGTAAAAGAACTGGGGAAAAGAGTCGCTTCCGGCCTATCAATTGTTGGCGTTCCTTCTTCAGAAAATACCAGGCTCCTGGCTATTGAAAATGGAATTCCGCTAAAAGAATTTGGAGAGATTAAAAAAATTGACATTAATATCGACGGAGCGGACGAGTTTGATCCTTATTTGCGATTGATCAAAGGAGGTGGCGGAGCGCTCCTTCGCGAAAAAATTCTGGCGCACAATTCAAAAGTTAATATCATTATTGCAGATTCAGGGAAACAGGTAAAGCGGCTGGGTGCTTTTAAACTGCCGGTAGAGGTTATTCCCTTTGCTGCATCAAAAATTAAAGAAGAGCTGACACTGTTAAACCTAAGTCCTGTATTGCGAAAAGTGGACGGCTCTGTTTTTGTTACTGACGAGCAAAACTATATTCTGGACATCGATATTTCCAATCAAACCAACCTAACAAACCTGGAGATCAAACTAAAAAGTATTCCCGGGTTGGTGGAAACCGGTTTATTTATTGAAACTACAAGTAAAGTTATAATGGGAGTCGTAGACAAAACTGTTGTCCTGCAAAAATAG
- a CDS encoding Gfo/Idh/MocA family protein yields MELNRRKFLQKSIASATGVTAAAFLPGELLGRSLHSTNRPEEIILKAKDRPAPKESIRFSVIGLNHGHIYGMVSALIGGGGELVSVYSREPELLPPFTRRFPDVKVAKNEEEILEDSSIQLVASAGIPAERAPLGIRVMKSGKDYMADKPGIVTFKQFNEVKKIQKETQRIYSIMYSERLGNPASVKAGELVQAGAIGKVIQTIGLGPHRMRPESRPDWFFYPEKAGGILCDIGSHQCDQFLFYTQSQQAEVPLSQLGNFGNSQYPQYMDFGDMNVRSPHATGYIRIDWFTPEGLDTWGDGRTFILGTEGYIEMRKYIDIAGREGGNHLFLVNQKETKYYNCSEVNMPYGEQLVNDVVNRTETAMTQDHCLLATELALTAQKNAYILKG; encoded by the coding sequence ATGGAACTTAACAGAAGAAAATTTCTGCAAAAGTCGATAGCTTCCGCAACCGGAGTTACAGCTGCTGCTTTTTTGCCTGGTGAATTATTGGGTCGAAGCCTCCACAGTACCAATCGCCCTGAGGAAATTATTTTGAAAGCGAAAGATCGCCCTGCGCCTAAAGAATCCATTCGCTTTTCGGTAATTGGCCTTAACCATGGCCATATTTACGGAATGGTAAGTGCACTTATTGGTGGTGGTGGAGAGCTGGTCTCGGTGTATTCACGTGAACCGGAGTTACTCCCTCCGTTTACAAGGCGTTTTCCCGATGTAAAAGTTGCCAAAAACGAAGAAGAAATCCTTGAAGACAGTTCCATTCAGCTTGTTGCCAGTGCCGGCATTCCGGCTGAAAGAGCGCCGCTGGGCATCCGGGTGATGAAATCAGGCAAAGATTATATGGCTGATAAACCAGGTATTGTCACTTTTAAACAATTTAATGAAGTAAAAAAAATACAAAAAGAAACCCAACGCATTTACTCTATCATGTACAGCGAACGCCTGGGGAACCCGGCGTCAGTAAAAGCCGGCGAACTGGTTCAGGCGGGCGCCATTGGGAAAGTGATTCAAACCATTGGTCTGGGACCACACCGGATGCGCCCGGAGTCGCGCCCTGACTGGTTTTTTTATCCTGAAAAAGCAGGTGGTATTTTATGTGATATTGGCTCACACCAATGCGACCAGTTTTTGTTTTACACCCAATCTCAACAAGCTGAAGTTCCGCTTTCTCAGCTGGGAAATTTTGGCAACTCACAGTATCCTCAGTATATGGATTTTGGAGATATGAATGTCCGTAGCCCACATGCTACCGGCTACATTCGTATCGACTGGTTTACTCCGGAGGGACTGGATACCTGGGGCGATGGACGAACATTTATTCTTGGCACAGAGGGCTATATTGAAATGCGAAAGTATATTGACATCGCCGGTCGTGAAGGCGGAAACCATCTCTTTTTGGTTAATCAGAAAGAGACCAAATATTACAATTGTTCCGAAGTAAATATGCCGTATGGAGAACAACTGGTAAACGATGTGGTTAACCGAACCGAAACGGCAATGACACAGGATCATTGTCTTCTTGCTACTGAGCTGGCCTTAACTGCGCAAAAAAATGCTTACATATTAAAAGGTTAA